In Halobacteroides halobius DSM 5150, the genomic window TAAGAATTCTAGTAATAATTCCTGGCTTTTGTTTGTTAGCAATGACCCCTTTACCTTCATAATTAATATCTAAATTAGCTATATAATTTGATTGAATTGTATTTCCAGCAGAAATATCTTCGGGTCTAATTATTCCACTTAAATTTATCTTCTGTCTTTCATCATTAATAATAATTTCTTTCATTCCAGAAATCTTTAAATTACCATCAGGTAATACTTTAACCACTCTCACAGCTACTTTAGCAGATAGATTGCCACTTCGGCTAGTATTTCCAGCTGCTGAACTACTATCACTTTCATCAAACGCAAATGGATTAATAAAATCCAAAATTCCTGTTCCTGCTCCTACGGCAGCTTGATTAGTCTGGGAAACATCTGTACTAGCTTGTTGGGTTGCTGTAGCATTTTCACTAACTATTATCGTTAAGATATCTCCTGCTTTATAGGCCCGTTCATCCGAATACATAGATTTAGACTGATTCCAAAGGGAAGCAGCTTGAATAGTTGTAGTAGAAAATAATATAATTACTATCATCAGGGCCAATCTCTTATATTGCATCTTCACTTCACCTTCCTTTGATCTAACTAATAAATTATAACCTTCACTTTCCGCTTAGCAACTACTCTACCCTTTAATGTCTGGCCAGTATTTTCATTTCTAACTTTAATTATTTCTCCTTTATATCCAGGCTCTAAAGCTTTACCTATCGTAGTGATTTTAACCCCACCTACTTGAGCAACTATTGTTACTTCTTTCCACCTGCGTACTAAAGGTGGCTTTTCTACCATCCACTTTAATAACGGTTGGCCTGGGCTTAAGTAAGATTTTAACTTCAGCCCTGTTAGTTGAGTATCTAATCTAACAAATTCTTGTCTTGAGCTTTTGACTAACCTACGCTGTTTTTTGAATAAATTTGGCTTAATAATTTGGCCTCGTTCTAAACTTTTTTTAGCTACTAATACCTTCCTCCATAACTTAACTTGATATTGTAAGTACACCTGTTTATATACTTGACCATTTACTACAATATTAATTGCAACCGAAGTTCTCCCCAACAAATTACTTGACCAATTATCCCCTACCTTAAATTCTAAAGTTCCATAAGGTACTTTTAACTTTTGAGGAGGATTAATTGCTGTGATCTTTAAATCTTTATTTGCATAGGGAAGACGATTATAAATATAATTTTTCCCCTTTTGAATTATCTGTTTAACAGACAAATTACGATAATCACTTACAACACTAAATTGGTAAGGTACGTTAAAATTAAGTTGTGATAAATTAACATTACTCCTTTTTAGAGCATAAATAACCTCTTGACGATAGATACTCCTTCTATAATCGGGTAGTGGGGCTCGACCTAGACTAATACCCCCTACTTGTTTTATAAACGAATTACTTCCATTTATATAAGCTATATCCTTTAATTCAATCTCTATCTGTTTTACTTTTACCTGTTGGGGGATAATAATAGTATTCATCTGTTGAGCTTTGACTCCTACATTACATAACAGAACTACTAATAAACAACTAATAAGTACTAACTGCCCCTTCATTATTTCTTGCTCCTATCTTTTTAGATTATTAGCTTGCTTTAACATATCATTAGATGTTTTAATTGCTTTAGAATTGACTTCATAAGCCCTTTGAGCAGCTATCATGTCTACCATTTCATCTACCACCTTAACATTTGAAGATTCTAAGAAACCTTGGGCCAATGTTCCATAACCTGCCTGACCTGGAACTCCATCCATAGCCCCTCCAGATGCTGCTGTTTGTTTATAGATATTTTGACCAATTGCCTTTAACCCCGCTGGATTAGCAAAGTTAGCCAACTCAATCTGACCTCCTTCTTGAGGAACATCAGCTCCAGGAGTCATATAAGTTACCATCCCTTCTTCATTGATTGTAACATTTGTTGCATCAGCTGGGATATTAATCGGTGGTTGTAGCTTATAACCATCAGATGTTACTAATTGGCCCATACTATCTAAATTAAAAGAACCATCACGAGTATATCCAATACTACCATCTGGTAACCGCACCTTAAAGAATCCATCTCCCTGAATAGCTAAATCAAGTGAATTCCCTGTGTTCTTCAAACTACCTTGCGTAAATATTTTTTGCGTAGCAGCTGCACGTACCCCATGACCAACCTGAATTCCAGTCGGAATTTGAGAACCTTGACTATTTGGAGTTCCTGGTTGCTTAATTGTTTGATACATTAAATCTTGAAAACTAGCTCTTGACTTCTTAAAACCTGTCGTGTTAACATTAGCTAAATTATTAGAAATAGTATCAACATTTAACTGTTGTGCTTTCATACCTGATGCTGCAGTCCATAATGATCGAATCATCTTCTTCACTCCCTAATAATGTTTTTATGCCTTACCTACTTGATTAACAGCCTTACCTAAAGTATTGTCATGAGCTTTAATCATCTTTTGATTAGCCTCGTATTTACGACTATTTGCTATCATCTTTACCATTTCTTCTACTACATTTACATTAGATTGTTCTAAAAAGCCCTGTTGGATCTCTCCTTGAGCAGCAAAAGCTTGGCCCGCTTGTGGGGTCCATCTAAACAGTGTACCTCCTGCTTTTTCTAAACCAGCTTTATTAGGAAAATCTTTAAGTTTAACCTTATTAATTATCTCTCCATTAACTACTAACTTATTATTTTTTAAACTAACTTGTTCACTTTGTGGAGGTAGCTTTAAAATTCCTTCTTCTCCTCTCACTAAATATCCATTTTGAGTAACTACTTGATTTTGCTTATTAATAGTAAAGTCACCATTTCTAGTATATCTGACCCCATAAGGTGTTTGAATTGTAAAAAAGCCAGAACCTTCAATCGCCCAATCCAGTTTATTTCCTGTCTTCTTAAAACTACCTGTACTTTGGTCAGTAGTAGCTCCTGCAACAACTACACTACTACCTCCCTGACCTATATCAGTAACTTCACCATCCATCCTTGTTACTAATTCTTCAGAAAAAGACTTATTAACAGTCATCTCCTTTTTATAACCAGTTGTATTAATGTTAGCCAAATTATTTGAAATTATATTATTTTTTTGTAATGATGCCTGCATTCCTGAAGCAGCTGTATATAATCCTTTTATCATGAAATAATCTTACCTCCTTTATAGACACTTATTTACTTATTTATATATCTAAGGACAAAATCCTCTCTTATTTTAAATAAAATTTTGTTTTATAATATACTTATAATTAATAATAGCTAAAAATTATTAAAAATAAAAAGAGACTGGCTTATTTGCCAACCTCCTCTATCATTTGTTCCTCATTTTGATTTAAATACTTCTTTCTTGTAGCCTCTCCACCTCTATAATGGCGCTCAGCCTTATTATAATCTAATACCTCTCGTACATCTTCTGCTAACTCTTCATCTACTTTTTTTATTCTATCTGTTACATCTTTATGAATAGTACTCTTACTAACTCCAAAAACTTTTGCGGCTTGTCTAACTGTAGCTTTAGTCTCATATATGTAGTTACCAACCTCTAAAACTCGACGATAAATATAATCCTTCATTACTTGTCCCCCTTATCCGTATCCATTTACTATATACATATGCTAAAGGACAAGTAATATTACAAAATATTTGGAATTTACTTCAAATATTTTGTAGGTGGTACTCTTTTTCCTGCTTTAATAATTTCAAAATGTAATCTGTTCTTATCTGAACCACTATCTCCTACTTCTCCAATTATTTGGCCTTTCTTTACTGGAGATCCTTCTTTTACTTTACAACTTCGTAAGTTACCATATAAAGTCTTAAATTCATCCTGATGTTTAATAATAACTGTAATTCCTTTAAAATCATCTTTAATTATCTCTTCTACCTTACCATCCTGAACTACTTTAACCTTTGTTCCGATCTTAGCAGCAATATCTACACCTGGATTATACCTCCAAGCATCCAATGTTTCATCTTTATACCATTGACGAGAACTTATAACTTCTCCATTAACCGGCATAATTAAATTTTCAAACTGGGCATTAGCTACTTGATTATTAGTTACTTTAACAGCTTGCTTAGGCTTTGTACCAGTAGCATCTTTAGTCTTTTTTCTTACTGGCAACTCCAATTTTTTACTACCCAAATCATAATTAGTTTCTTTAGTTTTAATATCAACTATTTCCACTTTAGCTTGTTGACTAAGCTCACTTTGTTGAGTAGGTTTATTATAGTGTTGATAAACTGCAAAACTAGCTCCTAAAATGAAAAATAGCCCAATTACTGATAAACTCCTTCTCCAGTCTATTTGCTTCATAATTGATTTTAATTTAGCAGTTAAGTCTTTCTGTTCTTTATTCATTTATGCCACCTCCGGGAATTATACTTCCCAGAGATTATTTATTTATGCATATTAATCATAATCTACCAGCGAAAATTTTACTCCGTGGTAGTAGTACTTTAAAATTTGACTAAAACTATAGCCTTGATTAGCCATTCCTTGAGCACCATACTGACTTAAACCGACTCCATGTCCATAACCAGAAGTAATAAACTCAATTCTTCGCCCGGTAATATCAAAAGAAAAATCAGTGGATAATAACCCTAATTCATTCCTTAGCTCTTGACCTGTGAAAAATCTATCTCCTATTTTAATTTTTAATACTCGCCCACTATTACTTAATTTAGTTATTCTTATAGACTTAATAGTACTATTGTCAAGATTTAATTTTTGAGATAACTCAGTCATGGTAAATACTTTTCTATTCCTATTATATGGAGAACTTCGTTCATACCTACTTCTTACACTCTGTAAATAAGGAATCTTATTGCCCCACACTTCTTTAGCAGAGGCAGTCTGGCCCCCACTAGAAGAATGATAAACAGAATCTATAATTCTCCCTTGATAAGTTAGAATTAACCCCTTAGTCTCCTCTACAGCAGCAGAAACCTTAGGCCAATACTTAAAATAATTAATTAGTCCCCATCTTTCTAATAAATCCTGTTGAGAAAGCCATGCTTGATCTACTCTACTATTAGTTGTTAATTGCTCTTGATTAGCTAACCTTTTAAAAGTATAAGTTCTAGCTGCTACTGCCTGAGCTTTTAGAGCTTCTATAGGAAAAGAAGCAGGCATTTCTGCAGCTAACACCCCTTTAAGATACTCTTCTATCTGTAATTCTATAACTTCTTTTGTCTTACTATTATATACTTTAATACTCTTTTGTATAGGTTGCAATTGATCGGTTAAAAATACTACCGTAGTAGGAATAATAAAGATAAATAATAAACTGCAAATAATAAATACTATTAGAACATCCTTCAATCTAAACCTCCTTGACCTACCTGGTTTATTTTACTAAATATGAGTGTCCTATATAATATTTATTATTAGCCCCTACTTCTTACCACAGTTTATTGTTCAACTTCTTTAATTTTAGCTCCTACATTAGTTAATTTATTAGTTATGTCTTCATATCCACGCTTAATATGGTAAATATCTTCTATTTCTGTTTGACCTTCTGCTGCTAATCCAGCCAGTACTAAACTAGCACCCGCTCTTAAATCAGTAGCTTTGACTCTAGCACCAATTAAATTACTATTCTGCACTGCAGCAGCATTTCCTTCTACCTTGATTTTAGCCCCCATTTTCTTAAGTTGGCTTACATGACCAAACCTATCTTCAAATACAGTCTCAGTTACTTTAGCTTGGCCCTTTACCTGAGTTAATAAAGCCATAGTCTGAGCTTGTAAGTCTGTAGCAAAACCAGGGTAGGGCAGCGTTTTTATATCAACTGCATTTAATGGTTTATTTGCAATTACTTCCACCCCATTAACATCTTCTTTGATCTTTATTCCCATCTCTCTTAATTTAGCCAGTAAGGAATTAATATGCTCTACTAATACATTATCAATATATAATTGACTATTTGTAATAGCAGCAGATATTATATAAGTCCCAGCTTCGATCCGGTCAGGAATAATTGTATATTCTCTCCCCTGAAGTTTCTTAACCCCTTGAATTCTAATTAAATTTGTTCCAGCTCCTTTGACTTTGGCCCCCATCACATTTAAGTAACTAGCCAAATCAACAATCTCTGGTTCTTTAGCTGCATTTTCAATCATGGTTTCTCCTTGGGCCATAGTAGCTGCCATCATAATATTCATAGTTGCACCTACACTAGGATAATCTAGATATATTTTATCCCCAATTAATTTATCAGCTTGAAGATTAATTATGCAGCCATCTCTATTTATTTCTGCTCCTAAAGCTTTAAAACCTTTCAAATGTAAATCAACTGGTCTCCTCCCGATCTTACAACCACCAGGTAAAGTAGTAGTCACTTCTCCATAACGACCTAATAAAGCCCCTAATGCATAATAAGAAGCCCTCATTTGAGTAGCTAATTTAGCAGGAACCTCTAATTTATTAAGTGCATTTGTATTAACTAGTAATCTATTATCTTTAAATTCAGTTTTAGCACCTAAAGCATTTAGAATCTTAATTAGATTATTAACATCTCTTAAATGGGGAACATCATATAATATACTTTCACCTTGGCCCATTAACGCAGCCATAATCACTGGTAATGCTGCATTCTTGGCACCACTAATGCCTATTTTACCACCTAATTTATTACCACCATTAATTATTATTCGTTTCATATTATACCTCCTGTCAACTAAATCTTCTCTAACGATATTCTTGATTAATAATTAAGTTCCTGCTTGAATGTTTACTATATCTAATGAGGCCCTGGACATTCTGCACCTAATAGTTTATCTAACCAGGAAAACTGTTGATAATTATCCAATTCTTGTGGCGCCTTTTCTTTTACTAGTTGATAACAATCTGCGCATACTTTATCACCTTGAGCATCAATTAACTCTTTAGGTATTCCTTGCTCTAATAAATACTTCTCTTTATCCCTAATAGATACATCTTCTTTATTTACGGCATGATCACTCACAACTATTAATGCTATATCCCCCGTAAAATCTGGTGAATCAACCCTTTTAAAAGAAAGGTTAGCTTCTCGGGCCAATCTAATATACTCTTTAGCACTTTTTTGATCAACCTCTCGATTTACAATTAACTTTGTGGCTTCTGGGTCTTTTATATTATCTTTTACCTGTTGATAACCCTTACCTGCTTTAACTTGGTTATATGTTAGTGCAATTAAAACTCGTTCTCTAAATTCACCTAAAAACCTATTTTTTTCTCCCTTTTTTAACTCCAAACCACCATGCATCCCTGCTGCAACTTGCTGTTCTAAATTACTTTTATTTTGTTGTCCTTTAAGGGCCTCCTTTTGAATATCATCCTCTTTATTATTAGTCATGATTTCACCTCTAATTTAGTATTAACATATAATTATCTTTTTATAAAGGGGAACTTCGGTAATCTTAATGAATAATTTTATTTATACTGATATAAAGCTTCACTTTTAATTTACAATTAACAATTGATAATTGACAATTAGAACCCCTTAAAACCTTTCTAAATCAAGGGATTACACGGTTTTGATTTTTAATTGTAAATTGTTCATTGTCCATTGTCAATTGCTCTTAATATCAATTAAGTTGCAAATTATTAAAAATACATAAAAAAAGAGCAAGAGATTACTCTCTTACTCAAAGTTACGTCCTTTAGTAACTCGTAAACGATTTATAGCTTTCTGTAAAGCAATCTCCGCTCTACGCTCATTAATATTATCATTGCCTTTATTCAATCTATCTTCAGCTCGTTTTTTAGCTTCTTCAGCCCGCTCAACATCAATTTCATCAGCAAATTCAGCAGTATCTACTAAAATAGTAACTTCTTCTGGAGTAACTTCCATATAACCATGACTAGCTGCAAGATGAAGTTCATCACTATCTTCTTTAATCTTTATTGGTCCTATATCTACTCCAGTTATTAAAGGTTCATGATGAGGCATAATTCCCCGGTCACCATCAATTGTCCTTACGGTTATCATCTTGGCTTGGTCATCATAAACACTACCTTCCGGGGTAACAATATTAAGCTTCATTTGAGCCATGATTATTCACTTCCTTTAGAATCTTTAGCCTTCTCTACAGCTTCATCAATTGTTCCAACAAATAAGAAGGCTTCCTCAGGCAAATCATCATGCTTTCCATCTAGAATCTCTTTAAATCCACGTACAGTTTCATCAACTGATACATACGTACCAGGCATACCAGTAAACTGTTCTGCTACAAAGAAAGGCTGAGATAAGAAACGTTCAATTTTACGAGCTCGTTCTACTGTTAATCTGTCCTCTTCAGATAATTCATCCATACCTAAAATAGCAATAATATCCTGTAAATCCTGATATTGCTGTAATGTCTCCTGAACTTGACGAGCTACATTATAGTGCTCTTCTCCTACAATATTAGGGTCTAAGATAGTAGAAGTAGAATCTAATGGATCTACAGCAGGGTAAATACCTTTTTCAGCAATCTGTCGTGATAATACAGTTGTTGCATCTAAGTGAGCAAATGTAGTAGCTGGTGCTGGGTCTGTTAAGTCATCTGCTGGAACATATACTGCCTGAACAGATGTAATAGATCCCTTCTTAGTAGAAGTAATCCGTTCTTGTAAAGCCCCTACATCAGTTGCTAATGTTGGTTGATAACCTACTGCAGAAGGCATACGACCTAATAAAGCCGAAACCTCTGAACCTGCCTGGATAAAACGGAAGATATTATCAATGAATAATAATGTATCTTTACCAGCTTCATCTCGGAAGTATTCAGCCATTGTTAGACCACTTAAACCAACCCGCATTCTTGCTCCAGGTGGTTCATTCATTTGACCATAAACTAATGCTACTTTATCTAAAATATCTGCTTCTTTAAATTCTAACCATAAGTCATTACCTTCACGAGTCCGTTCACCTACACCTGTAAATACAGAATAACCTCCATGCTCAGTAGCTATATTATTAATTAACTCCTGAATCAAAACTGTCTTACCTACACCTGCACCACCAAACAAACCTACTTTTCCTCCTTGAGCGTAAGGAGCTAATAAGTCTACTACTTTAATCCCTGTCTCAAAAATTTCAGTAGATGTGTCTTGTTCTTCATAAGCTGGTGCATCACGATGGATTGGTGAATAATTATCTGTCTCAACTTCACCTTGGTTATCAATTGGCTCACCTAATACATTAAAGATCCGACCTAGACACTCTTCACCAACTGGTACAGAAATTGGCCCTCCTAAATCAATGGCCTTTGTTCCTCTAACTATTCCATCAGTTGAAGACATAGAAACACCTTTAACTCTATTATCTCCAACCTGATTCATGATCTCTACAGTAACATCTATTTCATTTTCTTCATCTAAAATTCTAATTGCATCATTAATTTCAGGTAATTTACCACTGCTAAATTCAGCTTCAACTACCGGACCAATAACTTCAAC contains:
- the flgG gene encoding flagellar basal-body rod protein FlgG, which produces MIRSLWTAASGMKAQQLNVDTISNNLANVNTTGFKKSRASFQDLMYQTIKQPGTPNSQGSQIPTGIQVGHGVRAAATQKIFTQGSLKNTGNSLDLAIQGDGFFKVRLPDGSIGYTRDGSFNLDSMGQLVTSDGYKLQPPINIPADATNVTINEEGMVTYMTPGADVPQEGGQIELANFANPAGLKAIGQNIYKQTAASGGAMDGVPGQAGYGTLAQGFLESSNVKVVDEMVDMIAAQRAYEVNSKAIKTSNDMLKQANNLKR
- a CDS encoding YueI family protein, whose translation is MTNNKEDDIQKEALKGQQNKSNLEQQVAAGMHGGLELKKGEKNRFLGEFRERVLIALTYNQVKAGKGYQQVKDNIKDPEATKLIVNREVDQKSAKEYIRLAREANLSFKRVDSPDFTGDIALIVVSDHAVNKEDVSIRDKEKYLLEQGIPKELIDAQGDKVCADCYQLVKEKAPQELDNYQQFSWLDKLLGAECPGPH
- the murA gene encoding UDP-N-acetylglucosamine 1-carboxyvinyltransferase, which encodes MKRIIINGGNKLGGKIGISGAKNAALPVIMAALMGQGESILYDVPHLRDVNNLIKILNALGAKTEFKDNRLLVNTNALNKLEVPAKLATQMRASYYALGALLGRYGEVTTTLPGGCKIGRRPVDLHLKGFKALGAEINRDGCIINLQADKLIGDKIYLDYPSVGATMNIMMAATMAQGETMIENAAKEPEIVDLASYLNVMGAKVKGAGTNLIRIQGVKKLQGREYTIIPDRIEAGTYIISAAITNSQLYIDNVLVEHINSLLAKLREMGIKIKEDVNGVEVIANKPLNAVDIKTLPYPGFATDLQAQTMALLTQVKGQAKVTETVFEDRFGHVSQLKKMGAKIKVEGNAAAVQNSNLIGARVKATDLRAGASLVLAGLAAEGQTEIEDIYHIKRGYEDITNKLTNVGAKIKEVEQ
- the flgF gene encoding flagellar basal-body rod protein FlgF — protein: MIKGLYTAASGMQASLQKNNIISNNLANINTTGYKKEMTVNKSFSEELVTRMDGEVTDIGQGGSSVVVAGATTDQSTGSFKKTGNKLDWAIEGSGFFTIQTPYGVRYTRNGDFTINKQNQVVTQNGYLVRGEEGILKLPPQSEQVSLKNNKLVVNGEIINKVKLKDFPNKAGLEKAGGTLFRWTPQAGQAFAAQGEIQQGFLEQSNVNVVEEMVKMIANSRKYEANQKMIKAHDNTLGKAVNQVGKA
- the atpD gene encoding F0F1 ATP synthase subunit beta: MSQSDTEGQNIGQVVEVIGPVVEAEFSSGKLPEINDAIRILDEENEIDVTVEIMNQVGDNRVKGVSMSSTDGIVRGTKAIDLGGPISVPVGEECLGRIFNVLGEPIDNQGEVETDNYSPIHRDAPAYEEQDTSTEIFETGIKVVDLLAPYAQGGKVGLFGGAGVGKTVLIQELINNIATEHGGYSVFTGVGERTREGNDLWLEFKEADILDKVALVYGQMNEPPGARMRVGLSGLTMAEYFRDEAGKDTLLFIDNIFRFIQAGSEVSALLGRMPSAVGYQPTLATDVGALQERITSTKKGSITSVQAVYVPADDLTDPAPATTFAHLDATTVLSRQIAEKGIYPAVDPLDSTSTILDPNIVGEEHYNVARQVQETLQQYQDLQDIIAILGMDELSEEDRLTVERARKIERFLSQPFFVAEQFTGMPGTYVSVDETVRGFKEILDGKHDDLPEEAFLFVGTIDEAVEKAKDSKGSE
- the flgA gene encoding flagellar basal body P-ring formation chaperone FlgA, with the translated sequence MKGQLVLISCLLVVLLCNVGVKAQQMNTIIIPQQVKVKQIEIELKDIAYINGSNSFIKQVGGISLGRAPLPDYRRSIYRQEVIYALKRSNVNLSQLNFNVPYQFSVVSDYRNLSVKQIIQKGKNYIYNRLPYANKDLKITAINPPQKLKVPYGTLEFKVGDNWSSNLLGRTSVAINIVVNGQVYKQVYLQYQVKLWRKVLVAKKSLERGQIIKPNLFKKQRRLVKSSRQEFVRLDTQLTGLKLKSYLSPGQPLLKWMVEKPPLVRRWKEVTIVAQVGGVKITTIGKALEPGYKGEIIKVRNENTGQTLKGRVVAKRKVKVIIY
- a CDS encoding M23 family metallopeptidase, with the protein product MNKEQKDLTAKLKSIMKQIDWRRSLSVIGLFFILGASFAVYQHYNKPTQQSELSQQAKVEIVDIKTKETNYDLGSKKLELPVRKKTKDATGTKPKQAVKVTNNQVANAQFENLIMPVNGEVISSRQWYKDETLDAWRYNPGVDIAAKIGTKVKVVQDGKVEEIIKDDFKGITVIIKHQDEFKTLYGNLRSCKVKEGSPVKKGQIIGEVGDSGSDKNRLHFEIIKAGKRVPPTKYLK
- a CDS encoding F0F1 ATP synthase subunit epsilon yields the protein MAQMKLNIVTPEGSVYDDQAKMITVRTIDGDRGIMPHHEPLITGVDIGPIKIKEDSDELHLAASHGYMEVTPEEVTILVDTAEFADEIDVERAEEAKKRAEDRLNKGNDNINERRAEIALQKAINRLRVTKGRNFE
- a CDS encoding flagellar basal body L-ring protein FlgH, with translation MQYKRLALMIVIILFSTTTIQAASLWNQSKSMYSDERAYKAGDILTIIVSENATATQQASTDVSQTNQAAVGAGTGILDFINPFAFDESDSSSAAGNTSRSGNLSAKVAVRVVKVLPDGNLKISGMKEIIINDERQKINLSGIIRPEDISAGNTIQSNYIANLDINYEGKGVIANKQKPGIITRILNWFF
- the spoIIID gene encoding sporulation transcriptional regulator SpoIIID, which produces MKDYIYRRVLEVGNYIYETKATVRQAAKVFGVSKSTIHKDVTDRIKKVDEELAEDVREVLDYNKAERHYRGGEATRKKYLNQNEEQMIEEVGK
- the spoIID gene encoding stage II sporulation protein D, with amino-acid sequence MKDVLIVFIICSLLFIFIIPTTVVFLTDQLQPIQKSIKVYNSKTKEVIELQIEEYLKGVLAAEMPASFPIEALKAQAVAARTYTFKRLANQEQLTTNSRVDQAWLSQQDLLERWGLINYFKYWPKVSAAVEETKGLILTYQGRIIDSVYHSSSGGQTASAKEVWGNKIPYLQSVRSRYERSSPYNRNRKVFTMTELSQKLNLDNSTIKSIRITKLSNSGRVLKIKIGDRFFTGQELRNELGLLSTDFSFDITGRRIEFITSGYGHGVGLSQYGAQGMANQGYSFSQILKYYYHGVKFSLVDYD